One part of the Candidatus Bathyarchaeota archaeon genome encodes these proteins:
- a CDS encoding formylmethanofuran dehydrogenase subunit A: protein FTPIGWVRPGNYTTLIETMDCVRDLYEGDKPVIYLTHCQFNSYTGESWIDLDSGAAEVADYVNKHPHVRIDIGQVIFSEPT from the coding sequence GTTCACGCCAATAGGCTGGGTAAGACCTGGCAACTACACGACCCTGATAGAGACTATGGACTGCGTCAGAGACCTCTACGAAGGAGATAAACCCGTCATATATCTGACTCACTGCCAGTTCAACTCCTACACCGGTGAAAGCTGGATCGACCTGGACTCAGGAGCGGCTGAAGTCGCGGACTATGTAAACAAGCATCCGCATGTACGCATCGACATAGGTCAAGTGATATTCTCGGAACCCACATGA